The following proteins come from a genomic window of Nocardiopsis sp. YSL2:
- a CDS encoding TIGR03986 family CRISPR-associated RAMP protein — protein MADPRDVAARLGDTSRSPTAGGHRADRFRATAPYGLVRLADTPMPADDLHTGHRTADLLRSHDRTVDGTRTGWIDLTATTLTPTFVGQTLDRTGVSRSTRFPHGDRALPAIPGSTLRGLVRNTVRMLTSGETGPVNTPMLFFRAPVRIDPHSTDSALSTRARKVMAHQHAHYRKRRAGLRTKQGFLFHSAADARWYVVEVPATSLSGESGQALKVTFGVLRESLRTWDFGVREFPDPPRGGTYVPTTHEQHGHLQYRWVYAVHLPGQRRIAAVAPTEHQARAYLRAHTRAHPGRARGGGVVGALVVLTGVAAGERRNAYLFPRPANLDVGRLPVSDAMVELFESAEQVTGYQRAAFPDTLGAGHEDPERPPVAGAGGGGLPRRGPEPVWFDVDLAGRVVSFGRSGGYRIAVSDESPVRRAVPGPVLGPQRGDTDREERAGRPVDVCRALFGDTDTFAGEAGASKGRVSFGNALSTDPDPDYPDGSALRVQLLSPQRGCFANYLVQGPDTQAGDRPDIVTWSHEGHVRLGGYKAYLHRHRADLGSPVRYDERAQEELGLTVLPAGHQGEPPRDTQRDIIPLRDGLTFHSRITFTNLTDAELGVLLRALLLDNPVDGGDPADPEYAHKVGMGKSLGMGSVHLRPELYLVDRRARAVDLAPDAGVTRAGVEQVRELLDGFGLALVARRLGGRADPRRWREVDQAVDVCLAGRWRGRLPWDRTRVMSLREFAEYPVLPPLTTRFGVGQGQPGAG, from the coding sequence ATGGCCGACCCCCGCGACGTCGCCGCCCGGCTCGGCGACACGTCCCGATCCCCGACCGCCGGCGGCCACCGGGCCGACCGCTTCCGCGCCACGGCCCCCTACGGGCTGGTCCGGCTCGCCGACACCCCCATGCCCGCCGACGACCTGCACACCGGACACCGCACCGCCGACCTGCTGCGCAGCCATGACCGCACCGTCGACGGCACCCGCACCGGATGGATCGATCTCACCGCGACCACGCTCACGCCCACGTTCGTCGGGCAGACCCTGGACCGGACGGGCGTGAGCCGCTCCACCCGCTTCCCGCACGGGGACCGCGCACTCCCCGCCATCCCGGGATCGACCCTGCGCGGACTGGTCCGCAACACCGTGCGCATGCTCACCAGCGGTGAGACGGGTCCGGTCAACACCCCGATGCTGTTCTTCCGCGCGCCCGTGCGCATCGACCCCCACAGCACCGACAGCGCCCTGTCGACCAGGGCCCGCAAGGTCATGGCCCACCAGCACGCCCATTACCGCAAGCGCCGCGCGGGCCTGCGCACCAAGCAGGGCTTCCTGTTCCATTCCGCGGCCGACGCCCGCTGGTACGTGGTCGAGGTCCCGGCGACCTCCCTGTCCGGAGAGTCCGGCCAGGCCCTCAAGGTCACCTTCGGCGTCCTGCGGGAGAGCCTGCGCACCTGGGACTTCGGGGTGAGGGAGTTCCCCGACCCGCCGCGCGGCGGAACCTACGTGCCCACGACCCACGAGCAGCACGGGCACCTGCAGTACCGGTGGGTGTACGCCGTCCACCTGCCCGGCCAGCGCAGGATCGCGGCGGTCGCCCCCACCGAACACCAGGCCAGGGCCTACCTGCGGGCGCACACCCGCGCCCACCCCGGCCGCGCCCGCGGGGGCGGGGTCGTCGGCGCCCTGGTCGTCCTGACCGGGGTCGCGGCGGGCGAACGCCGCAACGCCTACCTCTTCCCCCGGCCCGCGAACCTGGACGTCGGCCGCCTGCCCGTCTCCGACGCCATGGTGGAGCTCTTCGAGTCCGCCGAACAGGTCACCGGCTACCAGCGGGCCGCCTTCCCCGACACCCTGGGCGCCGGGCACGAGGACCCCGAACGCCCACCCGTCGCGGGAGCCGGCGGGGGCGGGCTTCCCCGGCGCGGCCCCGAACCGGTCTGGTTCGACGTGGACCTGGCCGGCCGCGTGGTGTCGTTCGGCCGCTCGGGCGGCTACCGCATCGCGGTCAGCGACGAGAGCCCCGTCCGGCGGGCGGTGCCCGGACCGGTCCTGGGGCCGCAGCGGGGCGACACCGACCGCGAGGAGCGGGCCGGCCGGCCCGTGGACGTGTGCCGCGCCCTGTTCGGCGACACCGACACCTTCGCGGGCGAGGCCGGGGCGTCCAAGGGCCGGGTCTCCTTCGGCAACGCGCTGAGCACCGACCCCGACCCGGACTACCCCGACGGCTCGGCCCTGCGCGTGCAGCTGCTCTCGCCCCAGCGCGGCTGCTTCGCCAACTACCTCGTGCAGGGTCCCGACACCCAGGCGGGGGACCGGCCCGACATCGTCACCTGGTCGCACGAGGGACACGTGCGCCTGGGCGGCTACAAGGCCTACCTGCACCGCCACCGCGCCGACCTGGGCTCGCCCGTGCGCTACGACGAGCGCGCCCAGGAGGAGCTCGGCCTGACCGTCCTGCCCGCCGGACACCAGGGCGAGCCGCCCAGGGACACCCAGCGCGATATCATCCCGCTGCGCGACGGACTCACCTTCCACTCCAGGATCACCTTCACCAATCTCACCGACGCGGAACTGGGAGTGCTGCTGCGCGCCCTGCTGCTGGACAACCCGGTCGACGGCGGCGACCCCGCCGACCCCGAGTACGCCCACAAGGTCGGCATGGGCAAGTCGCTGGGCATGGGCAGCGTGCACCTGCGCCCCGAGCTGTACCTGGTGGACCGCCGGGCCCGCGCGGTGGACCTCGCGCCCGACGCCGGGGTCACCCGGGCCGGCGTCGAACAGGTGCGGGAGCTGTTGGACGGGTTCGGCCTGGCCCTGGTGGCCCGGCGCCTGGGCGGACGGGCCGACCCCCGGCGGTGGCGGGAGGTCGACCAGGCCGTCGACGTGTGCCTGGCCGGCCGCTGGCGGGGCCGCCTGCCCTGGGACCGCACGCGGGTGATGTCGCTGCGCGAGTTCGCGGAGTACCCGGTCCTGCCCCCGCTCACCACCCGCTTCGGTGTCGGGCAGGGGCAGCCGGGCGCAGGGTGA
- a CDS encoding RAMP superfamily CRISPR-associated protein yields MSGHGHEGRPDTPRTPRIVWEFGLRLLLLTDTHIGAAQTPPRHAAESDVDLLVDRDPRTGVPRLRATTLAGLLRHELVERTGGPGPARALLGSAAPAAGSGPGPGTSALDIDDGNAELPEGAGVTVRTGTRVDPETGAVRPGRTWQWEVLPAGTVFTVPMRLHVPGPEDEAGLLGLLILASAGLDGTGPGRHVGGRTGRGYGRMRAAHWNARRHDLAGERGWFAYHARTWEERWAEAAAPGGTAGGAADAADALTRCLDTVGPAPVAARARAVAAGHPDRRHRAELRLRLAVAEHPGPRASDAGAADPDGTGLRPGLLMIGDAPADGRLGEVDRAHRYRPAPAAPARSARPAADDGVDVDLVPVLGDTALFALVKRIGERLARDAAEHLGGDPARWRAWNASWWGSDAEESGPRPSPAFAQGGASRGAELPPSSVGLRPQPSRIRLRAAPAITGGAPLTTTRLTVDALFGDAVDGRLYTSDLHCGGSADVVLDVRDPDDAVRGMLALVVRELATVPFDTLGSGGGSGNGRLTATRASLTTVPGDGGPPHTVDVLEAVRHPDTEDGRTARRWLVALRARLGPDRPAAAGPSHSTASEEEPHR; encoded by the coding sequence GTGAGCGGGCACGGCCACGAGGGGCGGCCGGACACACCCCGGACGCCGCGGATCGTGTGGGAGTTCGGCCTGCGCCTGCTCCTGCTCACCGACACCCACATCGGTGCCGCCCAGACCCCGCCGCGCCACGCCGCCGAGAGTGACGTGGACCTGCTCGTCGACCGCGATCCGCGGACCGGGGTGCCGCGGTTGCGCGCCACCACCCTGGCCGGGCTGCTGCGGCACGAGCTGGTCGAGCGCACCGGCGGCCCTGGCCCGGCCCGGGCCCTGCTCGGCTCGGCGGCGCCGGCCGCCGGCTCCGGACCAGGCCCCGGTACCAGCGCCCTGGACATCGACGACGGCAACGCCGAACTTCCCGAGGGCGCCGGTGTCACCGTCCGCACCGGAACCCGCGTCGATCCGGAGACCGGCGCGGTCCGTCCGGGACGGACGTGGCAGTGGGAGGTCCTCCCGGCGGGCACGGTGTTCACCGTCCCGATGCGCCTGCACGTTCCCGGGCCCGAAGACGAGGCCGGGCTGCTCGGCCTCCTCATCCTGGCCTCGGCCGGACTCGACGGCACCGGCCCCGGACGCCACGTCGGCGGTCGGACCGGGCGCGGATACGGGCGGATGCGCGCCGCCCACTGGAACGCCCGCCGCCACGACCTCGCCGGGGAGCGCGGCTGGTTCGCCTACCACGCGCGCACCTGGGAGGAGCGCTGGGCCGAGGCCGCCGCACCGGGCGGCACCGCGGGAGGCGCCGCCGACGCGGCCGACGCGCTGACACGGTGCCTGGACACCGTCGGCCCGGCCCCGGTCGCGGCCCGAGCCAGAGCCGTCGCCGCCGGCCACCCCGACCGCCGCCACCGGGCCGAACTCCGGCTGCGGCTGGCCGTGGCCGAGCACCCGGGCCCGCGGGCATCGGACGCCGGGGCCGCGGACCCCGACGGGACCGGCCTGCGCCCCGGCCTGCTCATGATCGGCGACGCCCCCGCCGACGGGAGGCTCGGCGAGGTCGACCGCGCCCACCGGTACCGCCCGGCTCCCGCCGCACCGGCCCGATCCGCCCGTCCCGCCGCCGACGACGGGGTCGACGTGGACCTCGTGCCCGTCCTGGGCGACACCGCGCTGTTCGCCCTGGTCAAACGGATCGGCGAACGCCTGGCCAGGGACGCCGCGGAGCACCTGGGCGGTGACCCGGCACGGTGGCGGGCCTGGAACGCGTCCTGGTGGGGCTCCGACGCCGAGGAGAGCGGCCCCCGCCCGTCGCCCGCCTTCGCTCAGGGGGGTGCTTCGCGGGGGGCTGAGCTACCGCCCTCATCGGTGGGCCTGCGGCCCCAGCCCTCCAGGATCCGGCTGCGGGCCGCACCGGCCATCACGGGGGGCGCGCCACTGACGACCACCCGGCTCACCGTCGACGCCCTGTTCGGCGACGCCGTCGACGGCCGCCTGTACACGAGCGACCTGCACTGCGGCGGCAGCGCCGACGTCGTGCTGGACGTGCGCGACCCCGACGACGCCGTCCGGGGCATGCTGGCACTGGTGGTGCGCGAGCTGGCCACGGTCCCCTTCGACACCCTCGGCTCCGGCGGCGGCAGCGGCAACGGCCGCCTCACCGCCACCCGAGCGTCCCTGACCACCGTGCCCGGCGACGGAGGACCACCACACACCGTCGACGTCTTGGAGGCCGTCCGCCACCCGGACACCGAGGACGGCCGGACCGCCCGGCGCTGGCTGGTCGCGCTCCGTGCCAGGCTCGGCCCGGACCGCCCGGCCGCCGCCGGCCCATCCCACAGCACCGCATCGGAGGAGGAGCCGCACCGGTGA
- the cas6 gene encoding CRISPR system precrRNA processing endoribonuclease RAMP protein Cas6 produces the protein MSPVPRRWTVILRDLADAARPIRAEDCHGLLNLWWPQPPREHAAAKRWSMNGWPVPLGDHLYHWTLTWLDDGVPPPVDPVDLVGEPQRIGDHLLEPLSVTRTFDHTYAQVLTAPRGPSALRSAEVRSCTPVVMTTRDASGERIPHIWPHPRRLFGAVHRSGGGIVGGSGAVGAVARFASPDLAEPWLELVQEGLARVRRSPLQGQELRLAEHRHAENRTVLGWQGGFTLDLVGGDRDHADAFAALLELLELAGAGKYTAQGFGALRVDTVTSERSTSGAPVARAHRSPHRVARPAGSRRPAEARSHAVAEAEEFGGTLFD, from the coding sequence GTGTCGCCCGTGCCGAGACGGTGGACGGTGATCCTGCGCGACCTGGCCGACGCGGCGAGGCCGATCCGGGCGGAGGACTGCCACGGACTGCTCAACCTCTGGTGGCCGCAGCCGCCGCGGGAGCACGCCGCGGCCAAGCGCTGGTCCATGAACGGCTGGCCCGTCCCGCTGGGCGACCACCTGTACCACTGGACCCTGACGTGGCTGGACGACGGGGTGCCGCCCCCGGTGGACCCCGTGGACCTGGTGGGTGAACCCCAGCGGATCGGCGACCACCTGCTGGAGCCGCTGTCGGTCACCAGGACCTTCGACCACACCTACGCGCAGGTGCTGACCGCGCCGCGCGGCCCCTCCGCGCTGCGCTCGGCCGAGGTGCGCAGTTGCACCCCCGTGGTGATGACCACCCGCGACGCTTCCGGGGAGCGCATCCCGCACATCTGGCCCCACCCGCGCCGCCTGTTCGGTGCCGTGCACCGGTCCGGCGGCGGGATCGTCGGGGGCAGCGGCGCCGTGGGGGCGGTCGCGCGGTTCGCGTCGCCGGACCTGGCCGAACCCTGGCTCGAACTCGTCCAGGAAGGGCTGGCGCGGGTGCGCCGGTCACCGCTGCAGGGGCAGGAGCTGCGGCTGGCGGAGCACCGCCACGCCGAGAACCGGACCGTCCTGGGCTGGCAGGGCGGGTTCACCCTCGATCTGGTCGGCGGGGACCGCGACCACGCCGACGCCTTCGCCGCGCTGCTCGAACTCCTGGAGCTGGCCGGCGCGGGCAAGTACACGGCCCAGGGGTTCGGCGCCCTGCGCGTGGACACCGTGACCAGTGAGCGCTCCACCTCCGGGGCCCCGGTGGCACGGGCGCACCGGTCACCGCACCGGGTGGCGCGGCCGGCCGGGTCCCGGCGCCCCGCCGAAGCACGTTCGCACGCGGTGGCCGAGGCCGAGGAGTTCGGCGGAACGCTCTTCGACTGA
- a CDS encoding DUF1697 domain-containing protein: MTRYVAFLRGINVGGHRRLPMADLRDLLTGLGYTDTATYVQSGNAVLSTGTDDGEAVASAITAAVRERFGMDVPTVVRSAERMRAVVAANPLEVPDPARFLVLFGTAPFDTAALRAVDLSAYPRERLAATDTEVYTCHEQGLRFAKLPDVVGRYTAGAVTARNWRTVLRMLEMAQG, from the coding sequence ATGACCAGGTACGTCGCGTTCCTGCGCGGGATCAACGTGGGGGGCCACCGGCGCCTGCCCATGGCCGACCTGCGGGACCTGCTCACCGGGCTGGGCTACACGGACACGGCCACCTACGTCCAGAGCGGCAACGCCGTCCTGAGCACCGGGACCGACGACGGCGAGGCCGTCGCCTCGGCGATCACCGCGGCCGTCCGGGAGCGGTTCGGGATGGACGTGCCGACCGTCGTGCGCTCCGCCGAGCGGATGCGGGCCGTGGTGGCGGCCAACCCCCTGGAGGTGCCCGACCCGGCACGGTTCCTGGTCCTGTTCGGTACCGCCCCCTTCGACACGGCGGCCCTGCGCGCGGTGGACCTGTCGGCGTACCCGCGCGAGCGCCTGGCGGCCACCGACACCGAGGTCTACACATGCCACGAGCAGGGCCTGCGCTTCGCCAAGCTGCCGGACGTCGTGGGCAGGTACACGGCCGGTGCGGTCACCGCGCGCAACTGGCGGACGGTCCTGCGGATGCTGGAGATGGCGCAGGGTTGA